acaccatagtctatatgTAGTAGTGGCAGTttctgtgaggtaggctctggattcctgaccgagacacaccatagtctatatgTAGTAGTGGCAGTttctgtgaggtaggctctcgattcctgaccgagacacaccatagtctatatgTAGTAGTGGCAGTttctgtgaggtaggctctggattcctgaccgagacacaccatagtctatatgTAGTAGTGGCAGTCTCTGTGAGGTTGGCTCTGGAttcctgaccgagacacaccatagtctatatgTAGTAGTGGCAGTttctgtgaggtaggctctggattcctgaccgagacacacatTAGTCTATATGTAGTAGTGGCAGTttctgtgaggtaggctcttgattcctgaccgagacacactaTAGTCTATATGTagtagtggtagtttctgtgaggtaggctctggatTCCTGactgagacacaccatagtctatatgTAGTAGTGGCAGTTTCTGTGAAGTAGGCTCTGGATTCCTGactgagacacaccatagtctatatgtagtagtggtagtttctgtgaGGTAGGCCCTGGAttcctgaccgagacacaccatagtctatatgtagtagtggtagtttctgtgaggtaggctctggattcctgaccgagacacaccatagtctatatgTAGTTGTGGTAGTTTCTGTGAGGTTGGCTCTGGAttcctgaccgagacacaccatagtctatatgtagtagtggtagtttctgtgaggtaggctctggatatctgaccgagacacaccatagtctatatgTAGTAGTGACAGTTTCTGTGCTGTTAGGTGTCTTTGGTGACACATTTCAGTGaaatttttagcaaaataaaaagTCACACTATTACAGGGAAACAAATCATAATTGTTTTCgaaattatacatacattaaaACGCATCATATTGCATACAAGGATCTTAATATTTAATGGAGTTAATAGCCTGTAAACATAACCAAATTATGCGAGGGGGACATTTACGCTTATTACGTTAAATACTTTTAAGCTTGAACATCCCCTAGCGAAACATTTATTATGGATTTGAAACTAAAGTGCCTAACGATAACGGATTTATATGCTGTATATTAATTGTGAAAATAATCACATGACGAAAGGTTAAAACATCCGAGATTATCTCTCATTTTTCAGAAGGGTACGTATAAATAAAGCAGTTTGATGTTGTTGGTAGTCGTTTTACTCgtttaataaattatttgtacTGCAAAGAACTTCTTGAATCATTTAATGACATTTAAGAACATAATGTATCATCCAAGCTActtttcattttatgttttctACCTTGAAATAATACTCATTTTCTTCTTTAATTTGAAGTTTAAAAGTATGattacaatgtaaacaaaaatctTAAAACTATAAAGATATAAGAAAAAATCAGTCGTTATTGATACGTAATTAATATGATTGataaataatcatataaaaattattggttttattttacaatttattttgcattattATAACATAGATCTACCATTTGAGCTACCATTTGctatacaaaaatgaaatgtagTGGATTATATTTTACAACTAACTAATATTAAACCATGTTTATAACTAAACTTTACGATTAAACTTCATTAAACAAAAACTGGAATGTAgtcatttttttcagtttttttactTACCTGATTCTATTGGTAAATCATACCCCTAATTACTGTTTTGGGCATCAAATGAATCAGAATAAAACCATCTATCACCTCAAactatacatgtgtaatatgtacatgGGTTACGAATATGTACAAAAGTTTCAGTGATTTAAAAATtatacatcaaatacatattaATAACCAGGTATTtgtattgacaaaataaaataatttaattgcaCATCAATGAATATACACGCATAACGTCTTGTCGAATCAATCAGAGAGCAAATTAGCTATGCCAATGTGTATTACCTGTTAACACGGAATTATCCTCCGAACCATACACCCTTACCTGTGGCCAACGGAATCAATCACATTGCTTAATTGAATGTCGAATACCTATATAGCTTTATGTTAATCGGTGAGACAGTGTCCTGACCCAGACAAAATATCATATACCTACGCTAATGCGTAAACTTAAGGCGTcaaatgtgtacatgtttaaTTGAGAGAAAACTCTCAACGGAgttgtaaataataaaacaatagtgTATGTCTTTATCATAGCTTAATGCGTTATCTAATGCGTTTTGTCATTGGCTGTTGAAAGAAACAGTATGCCTGATACTATATTATTGAATtgagatataaatatacaaccCTGTTAAAGTCAATCAGGGAAAAGGAACACATTATTATCAGTCTAATGCATCAGCGTAAATACTTATTAACTATACCTATACAGTTAATGCTATCTGCCTTTACTAAAAATATGATCCGAAATTAATGTTGAAAGGGTGAACTAGTCATCCGGGTAAGCAATGCCCTTTGACCTGTGACCTATGACCGTGTGCGTGACAGCATGAGATTGCCGGTCTACTGTCATTTGTAACACGACTTCTCTCGGCCAATAAGCTGGAATTCGTATCAAATAAATTGACATGCACACCAGAATTGGAGAAAAACTTTAAAAAGACGTAAATACTAGTGGtgtgttgttatatataggtgAGCAGTGTAAAGAGGACTAAGTTTTATTGACGAGCACAAACCAAGAGGAGGAAGCTGCACTGCACAGTTATGATTTAGGTCAATGACCTAACAATGTATGGTAGACTCCAGGAAATTATCTACTTTACCTCAATTTCTAGTGCCTTATCGATATTGTCGGGTATTGTTTGTATATAATCAACCATGATCGCAACTGGGGTGACAACAAAACGACCGCACGGATTTAGTATAGACTCTTTACTCGGATGTGGATCCCGAAAGGAAAAAGATGAAACCGTGTCAGCTAAAGTTAGGACTCCATCACCAGGTGAAAGTACCTCGTCGGAAACGTCAGGGACAGAAAGAGACACTAATTCAGCCTTCGAAAGGCAAAAACCACACCACACATGCTTAGAAGGTGGTCCGTGCTTGCGCTGTTTTGAGGAACGAAAAATCCCACCCGGGCATCCATCCTCTTCATTATTCGTCCCCACGCGTCCGTCACCTTTACTCATGAGATTTCGTGAAGACCAAGTGCCACAATTCCATGAAAAATACTGTGCTTTGACTGGACTTCCTGTGTCGTGTTTTGGCGGTGCTACTGACAATTCAGTTGGCACGAGAGTCGATAGCAATTTAGCATCTTTTCCAAACAGGTGGCCGAGACCCACAGAAGACGACTTCAACCCATATCCATATCAACTGTCGCTAAATCTACCTCCATTTAACGGTAAGTTTATAcctttattttatctttattgagaaaaaatccTATCTTAGATATATGTCGAGAATTCGATTTCCATagaaaattcattaatatcagCGTCAACTAATCTACcttatttcaaactttatttgatataattttaggaaataatgtatcatatataacatatcTATATTTAGCGAAGCCTtctttaaaatatctttattaaaactaaa
This genomic window from Argopecten irradians isolate NY chromosome 11, Ai_NY, whole genome shotgun sequence contains:
- the LOC138335070 gene encoding uncharacterized protein, whose translation is MIATGVTTKRPHGFSIDSLLGCGSRKEKDETVSAKVRTPSPGESTSSETSGTERDTNSAFERQKPHHTCLEGGPCLRCFEERKIPPGHPSSSLFVPTRPSPLLMRFREDQVPQFHEKYCALTGLPVSCFGGATDNSVGTRVDSNLASFPNRWPRPTEDDFNPYPYQLSLNLPPFNVPTIDSDLLFSRFRKPKRIRTAFAPSQLLRLEHAFEKNHYVVGQERKDLASDLHLTETQVKVWFQNRRTKFKRMKAEEEMTRTLSKAYTDSDKLGRDSQKKMFQKPTAEDSWESDGSGNDSEIDV